One genomic window of Gossypium hirsutum isolate 1008001.06 chromosome D11, Gossypium_hirsutum_v2.1, whole genome shotgun sequence includes the following:
- the LOC107913271 gene encoding uncharacterized protein, with translation MIVMNLETEMPGRRHFSLVDTLALKSQIERKIGPIKAEKYFNLLTRFLSLKIGKPEFDRLCIGIIGRENVRLHNHLLRSIIRNASLSKNHPSTGNKLEGALSVKAANGYQRSNLKSMCKDFPQSPRKGRTTNLRDQNHPSPLGPHGKSRGTVCEDAVPRVQEQQSATELLSLGSRPPMSFEEGEEVDQVAGSPSIHSRSPVRAPLGISLNAKGMRKVPWNRLASASETCHCKGELPDTGSLRKRLEKKLEMEGLNMSVDCANLLNSSLDVSMKRLIKPCLELAGSRSGQKLIDQGHNWSTVSLNGMRPLGYAQKQNGSISASMLDFRVAMEINSPLLGVDWPTKLEKVCLHASEE, from the coding sequence ATGATAGTGATGAACTTGGAAACTGAAATGCCGGGTCGACGGCATTTTTCTCTAGTAGATACTTTAGCGCTGAAATCTCAGATTGAAAGGAAGATTGGGCCTATAAAAGCTGAGAAGTACTTTAATCTGCTCACTAGATTTTTGAGTCTTAAGATTGGGAAACCCGAGTTTGATAGGCTCTGCATTGGTATAATTGGGAGAGAAAATGTTCGTCTTCATAATCATCTCCTCAGATCGATTATTAGAAATGCTTCTCTTTCGAAGAATCATCCATCAACAGGGAACAAATTGGAAGGTGCTTTAAGTGTTAAAGCGGCGAATGGGTATCAAAGAAGTAATCTTAAGTCAATGTGCAAAGACTTTCCTCAATCCCCTCGTAAGGGAAGGACTACAAATCTCCGTGATCAGAACCATCCAAGTCCTTTAGGGCCTCATGGGAAGAGCCGTGGTACTGTTTGTGAAGATGCAGTTCCGAGAGTTCAAGAACAGCAAAGTGCTACCGAGTTGCTTTCTCTGGGTAGCAGACCACCTATGTCCTTCGAAGAAGGAGAGGAAGTTGATCAAGTTGCAGGAAGCCCAAGCATTCACAGTAGGAGTCCTGTTAGAGCTCCGCTTGGCATATCTTTGAATGCTAAAGGAATGCGAAAAGTGCCATGGAACAGATTAGCATCCGCTTCTGAGACATGTCATTGCAAAGGTGAACTACCTGACACAGGTTCTTTGAGAAAAAGGTTGGAAAAGAAGTTAGAGATGGAGGGATTAAACATGTCAGTAGATTGTGCCAATTTGTTGAACAGTAGCCTTGATGTTTCCATGAAGAGATTGATAAAACCCTGTTTGGAATTGGCTGGTTCAAGGTCCGGACAGAAACTTATTGACCAAGGTCACAATTGGTCCACAGTCTCTTTGAACGGGATGCGGCCTTTGGGATATGCTCAAAAACAGAATGGGTCCATTTCTGCATCAATGTTAGACTTTCGAGTTGCAATGGAAATAAACTCCCCTCTCCTTGGGGTGGACTGGCCAACAAAACTTGAGAAGGTGTGCCTGCATGCTTCAGAAGAGTGA